From one Flavobacterium sp. N502536 genomic stretch:
- a CDS encoding O-acetyl-ADP-ribose deacetylase, producing the protein MKIEILKGDITEIQIDAIVNAANTSLLGGGGVDGAIHRKGGKAVLEECIQIRNKQGGCKVGDAVLTTAGDLPSKYVIHTVGPVWNGGKSLEVELLQNCYWSVLELAIANNIKTIAFPNISTGIYKFPKDLAAEIAINTINNFELKNQFEKIVFVCFDEENFRIYTDRIEDDFDYKIKSGLFGVAVGDALGVPVEFKTREILRESPVLDMMGYMCWNQPPGTWSDDSSLTFCTAESLCTGYDIENMGQTFVKWMQEGYWGAHHKVFDIGGSTRYSLARVVKGESARFSGNFFEEDNGNGSLMRILPLVFYLKNEKDIEVIYKKVKEVSSITHAHFRSGFACFIYIVYCLELLKGSDKVVAYTKMKDILVESLKDKKYSPLELQLFDRILKNNIAEYPENVIQSSGYVLHSLEASLWCFLNGDSYEKTVLKAVNLGGDTDTTAAITGGLAGIYYGIDNIPQKWILGVARKNDIDDLCERLSLTLKN; encoded by the coding sequence ATGAAAATAGAAATTCTAAAAGGGGATATCACTGAAATTCAGATTGACGCAATTGTAAACGCAGCGAATACTTCACTATTAGGCGGTGGCGGAGTCGATGGTGCTATTCATAGAAAAGGTGGAAAAGCTGTTTTAGAGGAATGTATTCAAATTCGAAACAAACAAGGCGGCTGTAAAGTGGGCGATGCTGTACTAACAACAGCCGGCGATTTGCCTTCAAAATATGTGATTCATACCGTTGGACCTGTCTGGAATGGAGGTAAAAGTCTGGAAGTCGAATTGTTGCAAAACTGCTATTGGAGTGTTTTAGAATTGGCGATCGCGAATAATATAAAAACAATTGCTTTTCCTAATATAAGTACTGGGATCTATAAGTTCCCAAAGGACCTGGCGGCCGAAATCGCGATTAATACCATCAATAATTTTGAGTTAAAAAATCAATTCGAGAAAATTGTTTTTGTTTGTTTTGATGAAGAGAATTTCAGAATTTATACTGATAGAATAGAAGATGATTTCGATTATAAAATTAAATCAGGTTTGTTTGGTGTAGCTGTTGGTGATGCGCTGGGTGTTCCGGTTGAATTTAAAACAAGAGAGATTTTAAGAGAAAGCCCTGTTTTAGATATGATGGGGTATATGTGTTGGAATCAGCCTCCGGGAACGTGGAGCGATGATAGCTCATTGACTTTTTGTACTGCCGAAAGTTTGTGTACGGGCTATGACATAGAGAACATGGGGCAAACTTTTGTAAAATGGATGCAGGAAGGGTACTGGGGAGCGCACCACAAAGTATTTGATATTGGAGGCTCAACAAGATATTCTTTAGCGAGAGTGGTAAAAGGGGAATCTGCCAGATTTTCGGGTAATTTTTTTGAAGAGGATAATGGAAATGGTTCTTTGATGAGAATTTTACCTTTAGTCTTTTATCTTAAAAACGAAAAAGATATCGAAGTCATTTATAAAAAAGTAAAAGAAGTATCGTCTATTACCCATGCCCATTTTAGATCAGGATTTGCCTGTTTTATCTACATTGTGTATTGCTTAGAACTTTTAAAAGGCAGTGATAAGGTAGTGGCTTATACAAAGATGAAGGATATTCTTGTCGAATCTTTAAAGGACAAGAAATATAGTCCTCTTGAACTTCAATTGTTTGATAGGATTTTAAAGAATAATATAGCGGAATATCCCGAAAATGTAATCCAGTCGTCAGGTTATGTTCTTCATAGTTTAGAAGCTAGTTTATGGTGTTTTTTAAATGGGGACTCCTACGAGAAAACCGTTTTAAAAGCCGTAAACTTAGGTGGAGATACCGATACAACCGCTGCTATCACAGGAGGTTTGGCAGGTATTTATTATGGAATTGACAACATTCCTCAAAAGTGGATTTTGGGAGTAGCAAGAAAAAACGATATTGATGATTTGTGTGAACGATTGTCTTTAACGTTAAAAAATTAA
- a CDS encoding RNA 2'-phosphotransferase: protein MNEKIAKSVSKFLSLVLRHSPETIGLKLDENGWADVEELITKCSQKGNKLDVELLDYVVESNDKKRFAFNEAKTKIRASQGHSISVELNLNEAEPSEFLYHGTVGKFMESIKREGLQKMSRQHVHLSKDKETAIKVGSRRGVPQILTVRSGAMYKDGFKFYLSENNVWLTAEVPAKYIEFKS from the coding sequence ATGAATGAAAAAATAGCAAAAAGTGTGAGTAAATTTCTGAGTCTGGTACTCAGACACTCACCGGAAACGATAGGTTTAAAATTAGACGAAAACGGTTGGGCAGATGTAGAAGAGCTAATTACAAAATGTTCCCAAAAGGGAAACAAATTAGACGTCGAACTTTTGGATTATGTGGTAGAAAGCAATGATAAAAAACGTTTTGCTTTTAATGAAGCCAAAACAAAAATCAGAGCCAGTCAGGGACATTCGATTTCGGTTGAGCTGAACCTGAATGAGGCCGAACCTTCAGAGTTTCTATACCATGGAACAGTTGGAAAGTTTATGGAAAGCATAAAACGTGAAGGTTTACAAAAAATGAGCCGCCAGCACGTACACCTTTCCAAAGACAAAGAAACGGCGATAAAGGTGGGGAGCAGACGAGGCGTTCCGCAGATTCTGACTGTTAGAAGCGGTGCCATGTACAAAGACGGATTTAAATTTTATTTGTCCGAAAACAATGTTTGGCTGACTGCTGAGGTTCCGGCAAAATACATAGAATTTAAATCGTAA